The following coding sequences are from one Papaver somniferum cultivar HN1 unplaced genomic scaffold, ASM357369v1 unplaced-scaffold_55, whole genome shotgun sequence window:
- the LOC113343149 gene encoding histone-lysine N-methyltransferase, H3 lysine-9 specific SUVH4-like: MEQRPPVMNMVSGLVLRETTLGLVCNDIRGRQENIPIAATNMVDDPHVAPTAHQCPSFCKREISRSALLGCNCKGVCIDSRKFACAKLNGSEFRYVAKDDGRYNGVI; the protein is encoded by the exons ATGGAACAGAGGCCACCAGTTATGAACATGGTTTCTGGGTTGGTTTTAAGGGAAACTACGCTGGG GTTGGTCTGTAATGATATTAGGGGGCGCCAAGAGAACATTCCAATTGCAGCAACCAATATGGTCGATGACCCACATGTTGCTCCTACAG CTCACCAATGCCCAAGCTTCTGCAAGCGTGAAATTTCCCGCTCAGCCCTGCTTGGATGCAACTGCAAAGGAGTTTGTatcgattcaagaaaatttgcCTGCGCAAAGCTTAATGGTTCTGAATTCCGATATGTAGCCAAAGATGATGGCAG gtacaATGGAGTCATTTGA